A single genomic interval of Drosophila pseudoobscura strain MV-25-SWS-2005 unplaced genomic scaffold, UCI_Dpse_MV25 Unplacedtig00000092, whole genome shotgun sequence harbors:
- the LOC117185494 gene encoding uncharacterized protein, protein MYEDTTDFSLNIQSEQLEAPSKMALTLKDIRDSLVEFDGSQHKDINDWLTDFESTAETVQWNALQKFVYGRQLLKGAAKLFVNSQDGLTNWDTLKEALEEEFTEKLSAKQVHTQLENRKKKPNESLVEYFYQMKSLAKKSNLDEDSVIEYIIEGIPDTNQNRSVLYQAKDFKELRDKMKIYEKTSSNLESRLKMKFEKKEQNIRAVEPRCFKCGGKNHLAKDCVEKDIKCFKCEQLGHKANQCKVQKKDIKEISKPQQLVQRMYNRVFKDVRFGNEVISSLFDSGSDICTMSESAYKRAYPVPLRAQVKELVGIGGKRIGTLGFFLVDTELDGIPIEMCFHVVKDRDTLYSAVIGSDVLEVVSVTLGKKGVVFHKFEEVRDNEKRSEIEDSAQTSIAH, encoded by the exons ATGTATGAGGATACAACAGATTTTAGTTTGAATATCCAGAGTGAACAATTAGAAGCTCCAAGTAAAATGGCGTTAACATTGAAAGATATTCGTGATTCTTTAGTTGAGTTTGATGGCAGCCAGCATAAAGATATTAACGATTGGCTTACAGATTTTGAGAGCACAGCAGAGACAGTACAGTGGAACGCGCTGCAAAAGTTCGTATATGGTAGGCAATTGCTGAAAGGAGCTGCGAAGTTGTTTGTAAACAGTCAAGATGGTCTTACTAATTGGGATACACTTAAAGAAGCTTTAGAGGAAGAGTTTACAGAGAAACTGTCGGCAAAGCAAGTACACACGCAACTCGAGAATAGGAAGAAGAAGCCGAATGAAAGTTTGGTAGAATATTTTTATCAAATGAAGAGTCTGGCCAAAAAGAGTAATTTAGATGAAGATAGCGTCATAGAATACATAATAGAAGGTATACCTGATACAAATCAGAACAGGAGCGTGTTATATCAGGCCAAGGATTTTAAAGAGTTAAGAGACAAAATGAAGATATACGAGAAAACATCGTCGAATCTGGAGTCAAGATTAAAGATGAAGTTCGAGAAGAAGGAACAGAATATCAGGGCAGTTGAACCTAGATGTTTCAAGTGTGGAGGGAAAAATCATTTGGCTAAAGATTGCGTGGAGAAGGAtataaaatgtttcaaatgcgaaCAGTTGGGACATAAAGCAAATCAGTGTAAAGTCCAAAAGAAGGATATAAAGGAGATATCAAAGCCACAACAGCTAGTCCAGAGA atgTATAATCGGGTTTTTAAGGATGTTCGGTTCGGTAATGAAGTGATATCGTCGCTTTTTGATTCCGGTAGCGACATATGCACTATGAGTGAGAGTGCATATAAGCGAGCGTACCCAGTTCCATTAAGGGCGCAAGTGAAAGAATTAGTTGGAATCGGAGGAAAAAGAATTGGTACCCTCGGATTTTTCCTTGTTGATACTGAGCTAGATGGCATCCCGATTGAGATGTGTTTTCATGTGGTCAAAGATAGAGACACTTTGTATAGCGCGGTAATCGGTAGTGACGTATTAGAGGTAGTGAGCGTTACACTTGGGAAAAAAGGAGTAGTTTTTCATAAGTTTGAAGAGGTGAGGGATAATGAAAAGAGATCCGAGATAGAGGATAGCGCTCAAACCAGTATTGCTCATTAA